Genomic DNA from Acetilactobacillus jinshanensis:
ACATCAGGGACAATTTTAGCTAATTTAGGAAGTTCGGACTTGGGCGCTTCAAAGATTAGTTCATCATGGATCTGTAATAACATCGTTGCCTGCATATTCTTAATGGCTTTCTCCATCTTAATCATTGCCATCTTAATAATATCCGCAGCGCTTCCTTGAATTGGCGTATTCATTGCGGTTCGTTCAGCAAACGAACGGGTGTGGAAATTATTAGAGTGAATATCTGGCAAATATCGGCGACGATGAGTAATCGTTTCAACATAACCTAGTTTGTGAGCTTTTTCAACGGAATCATGCATGTACTTCTTAACGTTTGGATATTCATCGAAGTACTTATGAATAAAGATACTGGCTCGTTTTCGACTAATTCCAGTATTTCGGGCTAAACCAAAGGCACTAATTCCGTAAACGATCCCGAAGTTAACGGCTTTAGCTTGACGACGTAAGTTCGGCGTAACTTCGTTATTCGACTTCAGTCCGAAAATTCGCCGGGCGGTCGAAGCATGAATATCACGACCCTGCAAGAATTCTTCTTGCATATTATGGTCGCCAGAAATTGAAGCTAAGACCCTTAATTCAACTTGGGAATAATCCGATGACCAAATTTCCCAGCCCTTTTTCCTTGGAATAAAGGCTTTGCGAATCTTTCGACCTTCAGGGGTTCGAACCGGAATGTTTTGTAGATTTGGATCAACCGATGATAAACGACCGGTTCGGGTTAAAGTCTGCAAATAACGGGTGTGAACCTTATGGTCAGATGAATAAACGTCTTTTAATAAGCCATCAATATACGTTGACAGGATCTTTGATAACCGACGGTACTTTAAAATCTTCTGAACGATTGGTGCATCAGGTGCTAAACGTTTCAGAATACCAACCGATGTTGAAAAACCAGTCTTAGTTTTCTTTAACGGTGGCAACTGAAGTTTCCAGAATAAGATTCGACTTAACTGTTTTGGTGAACCAATGTTAAACGTTTCGCCGGCATCTTCATAGATACCCTGTTTTAATTCTTCTAACCGTTCACTATACTTACTCTTCATGTTAGTAAGAATCTTGGTGTTAACCGTAATCCCAGCAATTTCCATTCGTGCCAAGACAAATGATAATGGTAATTCAATCTGAGTATAAAGCTTAGTCTGTTCATGACCTTTTAGTTGTTTAAATAATGGAGCTCTCAACTTATCAATTGCGATTAATTTTCGGGTCCAATGATTGAACAAAATTCGATCATCTTTAGGTAAATGACGACTCTTTCCGGTACCGTAAACTTCACTATCGGTCTTGACCCCAAAATAGCCGTGTAAATTAGCAATCTTACCTAAATCATTTTCGTTTTCACTGGTGTTAAGAAGATAAGATACTAATAACATGTCAAAATCAACGTTATTTAATTTAATGCCAAGTCGATGTAAGCCTACGTAAGTCCGCTTAGCGTCAAAAACGTTTTTAGTGATCGTTTGGCTTTCTAGTAATTTCTTTAATGGTTCAAGCTTAAGTAAATCCACGTCTTTTGAGACATACCAATTACCGGTGCTACCAATCGCAAAACCCACAAACGGTGCTACATGGTAATTAAGCCCGAACATCCCAAGATAAAATTCGACGTGATCAGTCATCTGTTTCATTGCCTGATCAAGATTAGCTTTGGTTAAGACATGATAACTAACCGTTTGGTTAAAGGTGACGTGCATCTGGCTTAAGAACTTACGAAAACCTAACTTCTGGTAAAGTTTAACTAGTTCTTTAGTTTGGTCACCATGATAAGTAATATCCTTTAGACCAATTTTAATGGGTGCATTCCGATCGATTGTAGCTAATTTTTTAGCTAAAAATGCAATTGGTTTATCTTCAACTAAATGCTGATGTAATTTTTTGGCGTGGATGGTGTCAACATTTTTATATAAATTTTCGATGTTACCGTATTTTTTAATTAGTTTATCAGCAGTCTTTTTACCAACCTTGGTGACTCCCGGATAATTATCCGAGCTATCACCTTGCAGAGCTTTCTTATCAATAATCTGACGAGGAGTGAGTCCCAATGTCTTTTTCAAGTAAGCCGGGGTGTAGTGAACCGTATGGGTAACCCCAGTCTTAGAGATGCTAACCGTCGTGTGTTTAGAACAGAGTTGAGTTAAATCACGGTCACCAGTAACGATCCACGTTTGATAACCCGCTTCATCAGCTTCACGAGCTAACGTCCCAATGATGTCATCGGCTTCGTAATTCTTAATCTCGTAACTCTTAATGCCACGAGCTTTAAGTAACTTCATCATCACGGGAAACTGTTCGGTTAATTCCGGTGGCGTTTTGCGTCGGTTGCCTTTGTAATCTGCATATATATTGGTTCTAAACGTTACGCTTCCGGCATCGAAAGCAGCTAAGACAGCGGTTGGCTGGATTTTATCTAGCATCTTACTAAGCATGACGTTAAAGCCATAAAGTGCGTTGGTATGAAGACCCGTTGGACTTGTGAACCGATCGATCGATCTATACAATGCATAGAATGCCTTAAACAGGATGCTATTTCCATCAATTAATAATAGCCTTTTTTTGGACATAGAATTCTCCCTCATTTTTACGCTACCATCATTTTAGCACTATATATTGTACCTAACCACATAACATATCTAGTGTTTAACGATGAGTAAACAAAAACGGTTCTCAGAAATAATTCTGAAAACCGTTATTTTTAATAAATATTTCAAAAATTAATTACGGTTGTTACCAACACCGCCAAAGATTTCTAATAAGCTGATAAAGATGTTAATGAAGTCTAAGTATAATGCCAAGGCACCATTAATAGCTAAACCATTCATCGAAATCCGGTCATGGAAGTTAATGTATAAAGCTTTCATCTGACGGGTATCAAACATTGTTAATAGTGAGAAGATAACCACGGCAGCCAATGATAAGAATAATTCAATCATGCCACTCTTTAAGAATAGATTGACGAGCATGGCAACGATTAAACCAATCATTGCACCAAATAACTGAGTACCTAACTTTGCTAGACTCCGCTTGGTAAATAAACCAACGGCACTCATGGCAACGAAGATACTAGCACTAGATACAAATGCGGTTGTGATGGTAGTCCCGGTATAAGCAATGAAAATACTAGAAAACATCAAACCGGTCAAGGCGGCATAGACCATTAATTCAATAAAGCCAACGACGGCATTCCGCATGGCAGCTCGACCTAAAATGAACGGTAAAATAAACCAGGCAATCAATAAGATCCAGCTCATGCCACCGGTTGGTGTAACTTTCATAACACTACCGGCATAATAAGCAACACCAGCTGAAACTAAAACGGCTAATGCCATCCAGGCATACATTTTAGTTAAAAATGAATTTAAGCCTTCTGATTCATTAACGAGAATCCGACCATTAGTAGGATCAACATCGGGCCGTTGTTCATTAAAATTGAAGTTATTCAATATAACAGCTCCTTTTATTCATGAGTTTCTTTCAATAGCTTTTCATAAGCGTCTTCGTACTTTGGAATATCACCGGCACCCATAAAAATGACGACCTGATGATGATATTTAAGTAACGGACGCATGTCAGTTCCTTTAATTAAAGTACTTGGCTTGGTGATTCGATCAACGACATCCTGTGCTGAGACCTGACCAGATTTTTCACGCGGTGAAGCGTAAATCTTGGTGACGTAGACACGATCAGCACGACTCAAGCTCTTACCAAAGCCAGATAAGTAGGCTTTGGTACGGCTATAGGTATGTGGCTGAAATACGGCGATTAATTCCTTGTCAGGATACTGCTGACGGGCAGCCATGATGGTTGCATCAATTTCTGACGGATGATGAGCGTAGTCATCGATGATTTCCATATCAGCTACGTGGTGATGAGCAAAACGACGCTTTTCACCTTTAAATGTAACTAATTCTTTTTGAACCTGCTTTAGGTCAACGTGTTCCATATGGGATACGGCAACGACAGCTAAAGCATGTAAGATGTTGTAAGGTCCAAACAGATGAATGGTAAAGGTGCCTAACTTCTTATCGTGGAAGTAAGCATCAAATGTTGAACCCTTAGTATCTTTCTTAACGTTCTTGGCCTGGAAATCATCACGGTCATCAGTCCCAAAGGTATAGATTGGAACGTTAGCGGTTAATTTACGTAAGTTCTTGTCATCACCCCAGATAAAGATACCCTTGTGAACTTGGTTAGCAAACGTCTGAAAGGCGTCGACGTAATCAGGGACACCGGTATAATAATCTGGATGATCAAAATCAATGTTATTTAAAATGGCGTAGTCAGGGCTAGTGCCTAAGAAGTGACG
This window encodes:
- the polA gene encoding DNA polymerase I, whose product is MSKKRLLLIDGNSILFKAFYALYRSIDRFTSPTGLHTNALYGFNVMLSKMLDKIQPTAVLAAFDAGSVTFRTNIYADYKGNRRKTPPELTEQFPVMMKLLKARGIKSYEIKNYEADDIIGTLAREADEAGYQTWIVTGDRDLTQLCSKHTTVSISKTGVTHTVHYTPAYLKKTLGLTPRQIIDKKALQGDSSDNYPGVTKVGKKTADKLIKKYGNIENLYKNVDTIHAKKLHQHLVEDKPIAFLAKKLATIDRNAPIKIGLKDITYHGDQTKELVKLYQKLGFRKFLSQMHVTFNQTVSYHVLTKANLDQAMKQMTDHVEFYLGMFGLNYHVAPFVGFAIGSTGNWYVSKDVDLLKLEPLKKLLESQTITKNVFDAKRTYVGLHRLGIKLNNVDFDMLLVSYLLNTSENENDLGKIANLHGYFGVKTDSEVYGTGKSRHLPKDDRILFNHWTRKLIAIDKLRAPLFKQLKGHEQTKLYTQIELPLSFVLARMEIAGITVNTKILTNMKSKYSERLEELKQGIYEDAGETFNIGSPKQLSRILFWKLQLPPLKKTKTGFSTSVGILKRLAPDAPIVQKILKYRRLSKILSTYIDGLLKDVYSSDHKVHTRYLQTLTRTGRLSSVDPNLQNIPVRTPEGRKIRKAFIPRKKGWEIWSSDYSQVELRVLASISGDHNMQEEFLQGRDIHASTARRIFGLKSNNEVTPNLRRQAKAVNFGIVYGISAFGLARNTGISRKRASIFIHKYFDEYPNVKKYMHDSVEKAHKLGYVETITHRRRYLPDIHSNNFHTRSFAERTAMNTPIQGSAADIIKMAMIKMEKAIKNMQATMLLQIHDELIFEAPKSELPKLAKIVPDVMDHAVKLAVPLKVSSHHGDNWYDF
- a CDS encoding Bax inhibitor-1 family protein yields the protein MNNFNFNEQRPDVDPTNGRILVNESEGLNSFLTKMYAWMALAVLVSAGVAYYAGSVMKVTPTGGMSWILLIAWFILPFILGRAAMRNAVVGFIELMVYAALTGLMFSSIFIAYTGTTITTAFVSSASIFVAMSAVGLFTKRSLAKLGTQLFGAMIGLIVAMLVNLFLKSGMIELFLSLAAVVIFSLLTMFDTRQMKALYINFHDRISMNGLAINGALALYLDFINIFISLLEIFGGVGNNRN
- the murC gene encoding UDP-N-acetylmuramate--L-alanine ligase — encoded protein: MKQNTVYYFVGIKGTGMASMALILHDRGYQVEGSDITQTTFTQKPLEKAGIKILPFNPKNIHSGLTIIAGNSFTDEQPEIKAALDQGLKVYRYHQFLGKMIKGYTSIAIAGTHGKTSTTGLLAHVLSSIEPTDYLIGDGRGYGCKNAKFFVYEADEYRRHFLGTSPDYAILNNIDFDHPDYYTGVPDYVDAFQTFANQVHKGIFIWGDDKNLRKLTANVPIYTFGTDDRDDFQAKNVKKDTKGSTFDAYFHDKKLGTFTIHLFGPYNILHALAVVAVSHMEHVDLKQVQKELVTFKGEKRRFAHHHVADMEIIDDYAHHPSEIDATIMAARQQYPDKELIAVFQPHTYSRTKAYLSGFGKSLSRADRVYVTKIYASPREKSGQVSAQDVVDRITKPSTLIKGTDMRPLLKYHHQVVIFMGAGDIPKYEDAYEKLLKETHE